In Plectropomus leopardus isolate mb chromosome 20, YSFRI_Pleo_2.0, whole genome shotgun sequence, one DNA window encodes the following:
- the rilpl1 gene encoding RILP-like protein 1: MSIKDPLSEEDLQRHEAGMTERERQVMKRLKEVVDKQRDEIRAKDRELTLKNEDIEALQQQQSRLMKINHDLRHKISVVEAQGKALIEQKVELEAGAQARAQEVSALRQEVARLKERLQGDAPAQNPEETAPQPPSPAEEALCEEEAGGPDPKDPNRPRFTLQELRDVLHERNELKAKVFLLQEELAYYKSDETEDEIVTPSPSPSPELRTRSRSSAQPESGIKRLFSFFSRDKQRSSQRSGHFDAGLGSWTGKDDVYTEEAQEALQHM; this comes from the exons ATGTCCATCAAAGACCCGCTGAGTGAGGAGGACCTGCAGAGACATGAAG CAGGTATGACTGAGAGAGAGCGGCAGGTGATGAAGAGGCTTAAAGAAGTGGTGGACAAGCAGAGAGACGAGATTCGAGCGAAGGACCGCGAGCTCACGCTGAAAAACGAGGACATAGAAGCA ctccagcagcagcagtctcgCCTCATGAAAATCAACCACGACCTGCGCCACAAAATCTCCGTGGTGGAGGCTCAGGGGAAAGCCCTGATTGAACAGAAGGTGGAACTGGAAGCAGGTGCTCAGGCGCGGGCGCAGGAAGTCAGTGCCCTTCGACAGGAAGTCGCGCGTTTAAAGGAACGACTTCAAGGAGACGCGCCCGCCCAGAACCCCGAGGAAACCGCACCTCAGCCTCCGTCACCTGCAGAG gAGGCGCTTTGtgaggaggaggcaggaggtCCGGACCCAAAGGACCCCAATCGGCCCCGGTTCACCCTGCAGGAGCTGAGGGACGTCCTCCACGAGAGGAACGAGCTCAAGGCCAAAGTCTtcctgctgcaggaggagctggcCTACTACAAAAG cgaTGAGACAGAAGATGAGATTGTCACTCCTTCTCCGTCTCCTTCACCCGAACTGAGGACTCGCTCCCGTTCTTCTGCGCAGCCGGAGTCTGGAATCAAACGCCT GTTTAGTTTCTTCTCACGTGACAAGCAGCGGAGCTCGCAGCGGAGCGGGCATTTCGACGCCGGCCTCGGCTCGTGGACGGGGAAGGACGACGTGTACACGGAGGAAGCGCAGGAGGCGTTGCAGCACATGTAG